Proteins from a single region of Macaca thibetana thibetana isolate TM-01 chromosome 4, ASM2454274v1, whole genome shotgun sequence:
- the MRPL14 gene encoding 39S ribosomal protein L14, mitochondrial has product MAFFTGLWGPFTCVRRALSHRCFSTTGSLSAIQKMTRVRVVDNSALGNSAYHRAPRCIHVYNKNGVGKVGDQILLAIKGQKKKALIVGHCMPGPRMTPRFDSNNVVLIEDNGNPVGTRIKTPIPSSLRKREGEYSKVLAIAQNFV; this is encoded by the exons ATGGCTTTCTTTACTGGGCTCTGGGGCCCTTTCACCTGTGTACGCAGAGCACTGAGCCATCGCTGTTTCAG CACCACTGGGAGCCTGAGTGCGATTCAGAAGATGACGCGGGTACGAGTGGTGGACAACAGTGCCCTGGGGAACAGCGCATACCATCGGGCTCCTCGCTGCATTCATGTCTATAACAAGAATGGAGTGGGCAAGGTGGGCGACCAGATACTACTGGCCATCAAGGGACAGAAGAAAAAGGCGCTCATTGTGGGACATTGCATGCCTGGCCCCCGAATGACCCCCAGATTCGACTCCAACAACGTGGTCCTCATTGAGGACAACGGGAACCCTGTGGGGACACGAATTAAGACACCCATCCCCAGCAGCCTGCGCAAGCGGGAAGGCGAGTATTCCAAGGTGCTGGCCATTGCTCAGAACTTTGTGTGA